The Argentina anserina chromosome 3, drPotAnse1.1, whole genome shotgun sequence genome includes a region encoding these proteins:
- the LOC126789032 gene encoding LRR receptor-like serine/threonine-protein kinase GSO1, with translation MAATTTTTKMSSLPLFLILLVISSTFVVAELDGHTTLKVLLEVKKSFLKDPISETALHGWSESNPNFCTWRGVTCGPDSFGDSVQVTGLNLSDSSLGGSISPQLGGLKYLLHLDLSSNGLTGPIPPALSNLSSLESLLLFSNQLGGPIPSELGLLTSLRVMRIGDNELTGSIPASFGYLVNLVTLGLASCGLDGPIPPQLGRLDQLEDLILQLNQLEGPIPIELGNCSSLTVFTAAENKLNGSIPKELGQLSNLQLLNLVNNSLSGEIPSELGGMSQLGYLNLMGNQLEGAIPKSLAQLGNLQNLDLSRNRLTGGIPEELGNMGQLVYLVLSNNNLSGVIPKTICSNATSLEHLMISDSQIFGEIPAELSQCQSLKQLDLSNNSMNGSIPLELYSLVELTDLLLHNNSLVGSISPYIGNLSNLQSLVLYHNNLQGPLPKEIGMLGQLELLYLYDNQLSGEIPIEIGNCLSLQMIDFFGNKFSGEIPVTIGRLKELNFLHIRQNELVGELPATFGNCHKLTILDLADNHLSGGIPITFGALQAMEQFMLYNNSLEGNLPETLVNMVNLTRVNLSNNKLNGSIAALCSSNSFLSFDVTKNAFDGEIPSHLGNSTSLERLRLGNNHFTGPIPVTLGKISELSLLDVSWNSLTGVIPVELSSCKKLSHFDLNNNLLSGTIPMWLGSLPQLGELKLSSNRFTGPLPQELFNCSKLLVLSLDDNILNGTLPAEIGNLESLNVLNLDSNQFLGPIPPAIGKLGNLYELRLSQNNFDGGIPYELGQLQNLQSMLDLSSNKLSGHIPASIGTLSKLEALDLSHNQLTGEVPSTIGAMSSLGKLNLTYNNLAGKLSKQLSHWPAEAFAGNIHLCGNPLGSCNGSKNQSGPNEVTVVVISALCTLAAIALLIFGAASFLKHKREAFRKASEVNYVYSSSSSHAKRRLLFSNGSVKPDFKWKDIMDATNNLSKEFVIGAGGSGVVYRAELSTGETVAVKKILYKDDLMSNKSFTREIKTLGRIRHRHLVKLMGYCSNKGAGSNLLIYEYMENGSVWDWIHQDQLTSKKKSLDWEARLKIAVGLAQGVEYLHHDCVPKIIHRDIKSSNVLLDSKMEAHLGDFGLAKTMNENFESNTESNTWFAGSYGYIAPEYAYSLKATEKSDVYSMGIVLMELVSGKMPTDASFGVEMDMVRWVETHTEMQDHAREKLIDPVLKPLLSGEECAAFQVLDIALQCTKTSPAERPSSREACDQLLHVFNHRVVEFDKMNVDKVRHGSKYTGVVVYG, from the exons ATGgctgcaacaacaacaacaacaaagatGTCCTCTTTGCCACTTTTTCTCATTCTTCTTGTCATTTCTTCTACTTTTGTCGTGGCAGAGCTCGATGGCCATACGACTCTTAAGGTACTTTTGGAAGTGAAGAAGTCGTTTCTGAAAGACCCAATATCCGAAACAGCCCTGCATGGATGGTCTGAAAGCAACCCAAATTTCTGTACTTGGAGAGGAGTGACATGCGGGCCTGACTCGTTCGGTGACTCGGTCCAAGTGACCGGACTCAACCTCTCCGATTCGTCGCTCGGCGGGTCAATATCTCCCCAACTCGGTGGTTTGAAGTACCTGCTCCACCTCGATCTCTCTTCTAACGGCCTCACGGGTCCCATCCCACCAGCCCTCTCAAACCTCTCTTCCTTGGAATCGTTGCTCCTCTTTTCGAATCAACTCGGTGGCCCCATCCCGAGTGAACTCGGCTTGCTCACGAGTCTCCGAGTCATGAGAATCGGTGACAATGAGCTAACCGGGTCCATTCCGGCCTCATTTGGTTACCTTGTGAATTTGGTCACTCTTGGGCTTGCTTCATGTGGTCTCGACGGGCCAATACCACCCCAGCTCGGCCGGCTCGATCAGTTGGAGGATCTAATCCTCCAGCTGAACCAACTTGAGGGTCCAATCCCGATCGAGCTGGGAAACTGTTCTAGCCTCACTGTGTTCACAGCTGCTGAAAATAAACTCAACGGTTCGATTCCCAAGGAATTAGGCCAGCTCAGTAATCTGCAGCTACTCAATTTGGTCAACAACAGCCTCTCCGGCGAAATACCGAGTGAACTCGGTGGGATGAGTCAACTTGGGTACCTGAATTTGATGGGGAACCAGCTTGAGGGTGCAATACCCAAGTCCTTGGCTCAGTTGGGCAATCTTCAGAACCTTGATTTATCCAGAAACAGGCTCACAGGAGGAATCCCAGAGGAACTAGGTAACATGGGTCAGCTGGTTTACTTGGTTTTGTCCAACAACAATCTCTCTGGTGTTATACCAAAGACTATATGCTCCAATGCAACAAGTTTGGAGCACTTGATGATATCGGATTCTCAAATTTTCGGCGAAATCCCAGCTGAACTGAGTCAGTGTCAATCCCTGAAGCAACTTGACTTGTCCAACAATTCAATGAATGGATCAATTCCACTTGAGCTTTATAGCTTGGTGGAGTTAACTGACCTCTTGCTCCACAACAACAGCTTGGTTGGTTCAATTTCTCCTTATATAGGCAACCTCAGCAATCTTCAGAGTCTTGTCTTGTATCACAACAATTTGCAGGGTCCTCTTCCGAAGGAGATTGGTATGCTTGGGCAGCTTGAGCTTTTGTATCTCTATGATAACCAGCTAAGTGGTGAAATCCCAATTGAGATTGGGAACTGTTTGAGTTTGCAGATGATTGATTTCTTTGGGAATAAATTCAGTGGAGAGATTCCAGTCACTATTGGGAGGCTCAAGGAGTTAAACTTCCTTCATATCAGGCAAAATGAGCTAGTTGGTGAGCTTCCTGCCACATTTGGAAATTGTCATAAGCTAACTATCCTGGACTTGGCGGATAATCATTTGTCTGGTGGCATTCCTATTACATTTGGGGCTCTTCAAGCAATGGAGCAGTTCATGCTATACAACAATTCACTTGAAGGTAATCTCCCTGAAACATTGGTTAATATGGTGAATTTGACTAGAGTGAATCTGTCGAATAACAAATTGAATGGAAGCATTGCTGCATTGTGTAGCTCAAATTCATTCCTTTCTTTTGATGTCACTAAAAATGCATTTGATGGTGAGATTCCTTCTCATCTCGGAAATTCAACCTCCCTTGAGAGGCTGAGATTGGGGAACAACCATTTTACGGGTCCAATTCCGGTGACATTGGGAAAAATCAGTGAGCTATCACTTTTAGATGTGTCTTGGAATTCACTTACAGGAGTCATCCCAGTTGAGCTTTCATCCTGCAAGAAATTGTCCCATTTTGATTTGAACAACAACCTTCTGTCGGGCACCATTCCAATGTGGCTTGGAAGCTTGCCTCAGCTAGGAGAGTTGAAGCTTTCCTCGAATCGTTTTACAGGGCCCTTACCCCAAGAGTTGTTCAATTGCTCTAAACTGCTAGTGCTTTCTTTGGATGACAACATTCTCAATGGAACCCTTCCTGCTGAAATTGGTAACTTGGAATCTCTTAATGTCCTAAACCTCGACAGCAACCAATTCTTGGGACCAATCCCTCCAGCCATTGGCAAGCTAGGCAACCTCTATGAGCTTCGCCTATCACAAAACAACTTTGATGGTGGCATACCCTATGAGCTTGGACAACTCCAAAATCTTCAGAGCATGTTAGACCTCAGTTCCAATAAACTGAGTGGTCACATCCCAGCCTCTATTGGGACACTCTCAAAACTTGAGGCGCTTGATCTATCTCACAATCAACTTACTGGAGAAGTCCCCTCTACAATTGGTGCGATGAGTAGTTTGGGAAAGCTTAATCTCACTTACAACAATCTGGCAGGAAAATTGAGCAAGCAACTCTCACATTGGCCAGCCGAGGCCTTTGCAGGAAATATACACCTTTGTGGCAACCCTCTTGGTAGCTGCAATGGCAGCAAGAACCAGTCAGGCCCAAATGAAGTGACTGTGGTAGTCATTTCTGCATTATGCACTTTAGCTGCAATTGCCTTGCTAATATTTGGAGCTGCTTCTTTCTTGAAACACAAGCGAGAAGCATTTAGAAAAGCGAGTGAAGTGAATTACGTTTACTCATCGAGTTCTTCTCATGCTAAGCGCAGACTGCTATTTTCAAATGGTTCTGTCAAGCCAGATTTCAAGTGGAAAGACATCATGGATGCCACCAACAATCTAAGCAAAGAGTTTGTCATCGGAGCAGGAGGTTCCGGAGTAGTCTACAGAGCTGAATTATCTACTGGTGAAACTGTAGCAGTGAAGAAGATTTTGTATAAGGATGACCTTATGTCAAATAAAAGCTTCACAAGGGAGATTAAGACGCTCGGGAGGATAAGGCACAGGCACTTGGTGAAGCTAATGGGGTATTGTAGCAACAAAGGAGCAGGCTCCAATCTGTTGATCTATGAGTACATGGAGAATGGAAGCGTTTGGGATTGGATACACCAAGACCAACTTACCAGTAAGAAGAAGAGCCTGGATTGGGAAGCACGGTTGAAGATTGCAGTTGGCTTAGCTCAAGGAGTGGAATATCTTCATCATGATTGTGTCCCAAAGATTATTCACAGGGACATTAAATCCAGCAATGTCTTGCTAGACTCGAAAATGGAAGCACATCTAGGGGACTTTGGCCTTGCCAAGACAATGAACGAGAATTTCGAGTCTAACACAGAATCAAATACATGGTTTGCTGGATCCTATGGTTACATAGCACCAG AGTATGCATATTCGCTCAAGGCAACAGAAAAGAGTGATGTCTACAGCATGGGCATTGTGTTAATGGAGCTCGTCAGCGGAAAAATGCCAACAGATGCATCTTTTGGAGTGGAGATGGACATGGTGAGATGGGTGGAAACACATACTGAAATGCAAGATCATGCTCGTGAGAAGTTGATAGACCCTGTGCTGAAACCACTCTTATCTGGGGAAGAATGTGCAGCATTCCAAGTGCTGGATATAGCACTGCAGTGTACAAAAACTAGCCCCGCAGAGAGGCCTTCATCAAGGGAAGCTTGTGATCAGCTATTACATGTTTTTAATCATAGGGTGGTGGAGTTTGATAAGATGAATGTAGATAAAGTCAGACATGGGAGTAAGTACACAGGGGTTGTAGTTTATGGCTAG
- the LOC126788818 gene encoding peroxidase 7-like, whose amino-acid sequence MNPRLVSFLFVLLVVIQLSPTLSYPADDHHHYDDDDESPEHWKGATPLKVPTLSENLPFGDFLSFSHYHRSCPDLERIINEKMRQWLKQDYSVAASLMRLHFHDCAVRGCDASILLDHEESERSALVSKTLRGFEVIDDIKAEVEKKCPKVVSCADILTAATRDATVMIGGPYWMVPYGRKDGRVSIAKEAEGVPMGHENITALVELFQSQGLNVLDLVVLSGAHTIGRSSCASIQNRLYNFDGHGNSDPSIDEKYLNFLKRKCRWGSDYVDLDATTPKAFDTAYYSNLQRKMGLLKTDQLLHSDTRTSPLVTALAHQPAVFYHQFGVSMAKLGNVQVLTGQDEGEIRTNCNFVNSY is encoded by the exons ATGAATCCCCGCTtagtttcttttctctttgtcCTCCTCGTTGTTATTCAATTGAGTCCAACCTTATCATACCCAGCAGATGATCACCACCATTACGACGACGATGATGAATCACCTGAACACTGGAAGGGTGCCACACCTCTAAAGGTTCCAACCCTTTCAGAGAACTTGCCCTTTGGCGATTTTCTCTCATTTTCTCACTACCACAGGAGTTGTCCAGATCTTGAGCGCATTATCAATGAGAAAATGAGGCAATGGCTTAAGCAGGACTACAGCGTAGCTGCAAGTCTCATGAGATTGCACTTCCACGACTGTGCCGTCAGG GGATGTGATGCCTCCATCTTATTAGACCATGAGGAAAGTGAAAGGAGTGCCTTGGTCAGTAAGACACTGAGAGGTTTTGAAGTAATAGATGATATCAAAGCAGAGGTCGAGAAGAAGTGCCCCAAAGTAGTATCTTGTGCAGATATCTTGACAGCAGCTACAAGAGATGCCACTGTCATGATCGGAGGTCCATACTGGATGGTCCCCTATGGTCGGAAAGATGGTCGAGTTTCGATTGCGAAGGAAGCTGAAGGGGTGCCAATGGGTCATGAGAACATTACCGCTTTAGTTGAGTTATTCCAATCTCAGGGCTTGAATGTGCTTGACTTGGTGGTTCTATCTG GAGCACACACCATAGGAAGGTCCTCATGTGCTTCCATACAAAACAGGCTCTATAATTTCGATGGACATGGGAACTCTGATCCATCCATTGATGAAAAATACTTGAActtcttgaaaagaaaatgcagATGGGGATCAGACTATGTTGACCTTGATGCTACAACTCCAAAGGCTTTTGACACTGCATACTACTCAAATCTGCAGAGGAAGATGGGACTTCTCAAAACAGATCAATTGTTGCATTCTGATACACGGACTTCACCTCTTGTCACTGCTTTGGCTCACCAGCCCGCAGTCTTCTACCACCAGTTTGGAGTTTCCATGGCCAAACTGGGGAATGTTCAAGTCCTCACCGGCCAAGATGAAGGCGAAATTCGAACCAATTGCAATTTTGTCAACTCTTATTGA
- the LOC126786935 gene encoding UDP-glycosyltransferase 43-like encodes MVVIIPSPGIGHLVPMIEFARQITNRDGRLSVMIPIIPAPNMPMVNQYAKSRAKAYGSNNIKFIDLPVIDLPPEDRFRSMEALTSLLVESYKPHVKQAIIDALQAESDSNPVRVNLAALVVDVLCTQMIDVAKELEVPPYLFFTSPAGFLGFMLHLPTLDRESTTTVLGDSSTELVIPSFVSPVPKQVLPVVVLKRKEDGYLWFLEHANRYKETKGIIVNTFYELEPHALNVVSDGRGLPVYPVGPLIDVTGPDDWYEEKASHDTIMKWLDDQPLASVVFLCFGSMGSLAGPQVREVAIGLQQAKVRYLWSLREPPKSLGLSSKYMDLEKEIDGLLERSVGKGLVCGWVPQAAVLAHKAIGGFISHCGWNSILESVWYGVPIATWPIYAEQQMNAFEIVKELELAVGIKIEHRDYNDLITAEEVERAVTRLMNGDDSVRKKAIEMKEKSRKAMMENGSSFTSLAHLIDDIMTNI; translated from the coding sequence ATGGTGGTGATCATTCCCAGCCCAGGCATCGGTCACTTGGTCCCCATGATCGAGTTTGCGCGACAGATTACAAACCGCGACGGTCGACTTTCAGTAATGATCCCCATCATTCCGGCACCTAATATGCCCATGGTTAACCAATATGCGAAGTCCAGGGCAAAAGCCTACGGTTCTAATAATATCAAGTTCATCGACCTACCTGTCATAGACCTCCCTCCTGAGGATCGTTTCAGATCAATGGAAGCCTTGACATCTCTCCTTGTTGAAAGCTACAAACCTCACGTTAAGCAAGCAATCATTGATGCCTTGCAAGCCGAGTCAGACTCCAACCCGGTTAGAGTCAATCTTGCAGCATTAGTTGTGGACGTACTTTGCACTCAGATGATTGACGTGGCTAAAGAACTAGAGGTTCCTCCATACTTGTTCTTCACGTCTCCGGCTGGATTTCTAGGGTTCATGCTTCATTTGCCAACCCTCGACAGAGAATCAACTACGACTGTGCTTGGTGACTCGAGTACTGAGTTAGTTATACCGAGTTTTGTTAGTCCCGTACCAAAGCAAGTCTTACCTGTAGTGGTgcttaaaagaaaagaagacgGTTATCTTTGGTTTTTGGAACATGCAAATAGGTATAAAGAAACAAAGGGGATTATCGTGAATACATTTTACGAACTGGAACCACATGCACTTAATGTTGTTTCTGATGGTCGAGGTCTGCCGGTTTATCCAGTCGGACCACTCATTGATGTCACTGGACCAGATGACTGGTATGAAGAGAAGGCTAGCCATGATACCATAATGAAATGGCTAGATGATCAACCTCTGGCTTCAGTAGTATTTTTGTGCTTTGGAAGCATGGGAAGTCTTGCCGGACCCCAAGTGAGAGAGGTGGCAATTGGGCTTCAACAAGCCAAGGTTCGTTACTTGTGGTCCTTGCGCGAGCCACCGAAGTCATTGGGCCTTTCGAGCAAGTACATGGATCTTGAGAAAGAGATTGATGGCCTTTTAGAAAGAAGTGTTGGGAAGGGCTTGGTGTGTGGGTGGGTCCCACAAGCAGCGGTCCTGGCACACAAAGCGATCGGAGGGTTCATATCACATTGCGGTTGGAATTCAATTTTGGAGAGTGTATGGTATGGTGTACCAATTGCTACATGGCCGATTTATGCCGAGCAACAAATGAATGCTTTTGAAATAGTGAAAGAGTTAGAATTAGCTGTGGGGATTAAAATTGAGCATAGGGATTACAATGACTTAATAACGGCAGAGGAGGTAGAGAGAGCAGTAACACGTTTAATGAACGGTGACGACTCCGTAAGGAAAAAAGCTATAGAGATGAAAGAAAAGAGTAGAAAGGCTATGATGGAAAACGGATCATCATTTACATCCTTGGCGCACTTGATTGACGACATAATGACTAATATTTGA
- the LOC126788514 gene encoding UDP-glycosyltransferase 43-like codes for MKKSKSEVVFISTPGAFGNLIPLVEFAQLLVNHDPRFHATILIITMPQRPVINTYIESRAAASATSINFLHLPIVDPPAEDEHQSSIAYLSLLIQKNKPHVRHALHDLKSSVESNPVAFFVDMFCTSMIDVANELEIPCYMFFPSPATFLNFMFHIPVLDAKISGEWGDLDAELTIPGFVNSVPPLVLPTALLNKKGDAYACYLTHTARYKQPKGIVVNTFKELEPHALSSLAISDVPRIHAIGPVVDFNGPAHWQSPDHYESVVKWLDDQPLLSVVLLCFGSMGSLGAPQVREIAFGLERVGFRFLWALREPPKSNVYLPSDPANADKALPDGFLKQTSKSGLVCGWVPQVKILAHQAIGGFVSHCGWNSILESLWYGVPIAMWPIYAEQQMSAFEMVKELGLAVEIRVDYREGSKIVLAEEVEKSIKSLMDVDRVVRSRVKDMSEMSRMALMENGSAYQALEGLIEELAPKI; via the coding sequence ATGAAGAAATCGAAATCAGAGGTGGTGTTCATCTCAACCCCCGGAGCATTTGGAAATCTAATCCCACTCGTCGAGTTCGCACAGCTCCTAGTCAACCATGACCCTCGATTCCACGCCACCATCCTCATCATCACCATGCCCCAAAGACCCGTCATCAACACTTACATCGAATCACGCGCCGCCGCGTCAGCCACCAGCATCAACTTCCTCCACCTCCCCATCGTAGACCCACCTGCAGAGGATGAGCACCAATCCTCCATCGCCTACCTTTCTCTACTCATACAAAAAAACAAGCCCCACGTTAGGCATGCACTCCACGACCTCAAGTCCTCGGTCGAATCAAATCCTGTTGCGTTTTTCGTGGACATGTTCTGTACGTCCATGATCGACGTTGCCAACGAGCTTGAGATTCCTTGTTACATGTTTTTCCCTTCTCCGGCGACGTTTCTGAACTTCATGTTCCATATTCCGGTCTTGGACGCCAAGATCTCTGGCGAATGGGGCGACTTAGATGCTGAGTTGACCATACCGGGTTTCGTCAACTCGGTGCCTCCTTTGGTGTTGCCTACGGCGCTATTGAATAAGAAGGGGGATGCGTACGCTTGTTATTTAACCCATACGGCAAGGTACAAGCAACCCAAGGGCATTGTCGTAAATACATTCAAGGAATTGGAGCCACATGCGCTTAGCTCGTTGGCTATCAGCGATGTGCCGCGGATCCACGCTATTGGGCCGGTTGTGGATTTTAATGGGCCGGCCCATTGGCAGAGTCCAGATCATTACGAGAGCGTGGTGAAGTGGCTCGATGACCAACCTCTGCTGTCGGTGGTGTTATTGTGCTTCGGAAGTATGGGAAGTCTTGGTGCACCTCAGGTGAGGGAAATAGCATTTGGGCTCGAGAGGGTTGGGTTTCGGTTCTTGTGGGCTTTGCGTGAACCGCCCAAGTCCAATGTTTACCTCCCTAGCGACCCCGCAAACGCCGACAAGGCATTGCCAGATGGGTTCTTGAAACAGACATCTAAATCAGGCTTAGTATGTGGGTGGGTCCCACAGGTCAAGATACTAGCTCACCAAGCGATCGGAGGGTTCGTGTCGCATTGCGGGTGGAACTCGATTTTGGAGAGCTTGTGGTACGGCGTACCGATTGCCATGTGGCCTATATATGCGGAACAACAAATGAGTGCATTTGAGATGGTGAAGGAATTAGGATTGGCAGTGGAGATTAGGGTGGACTATAGGGAGGGCAGTAAGATAGTGCTGGCGGAGGAGGTTGAGAAAAGCATTAAGAGCTTGATGGACGTTGATCGTGTAGTGAGGAGCAGGGTGAAAGACATGAGCGAGATGAGTAGGATGGCATTGATGGAAAATGGGTCTGCATACCAAGCATTAGAAGGTTTAATTGAGGAACTAGCGCCGAAGATTTGA